The Nitrospiraceae bacterium genome has a window encoding:
- a CDS encoding divalent-cation tolerance protein CutA — protein MQEDITEIVVLVTAASQEEAEHLGQKVIERKLAACLNVVRDIRSLFRWEGRVNVETECLLIFKSSRKCYQELEQIIKENHSYSVPEVIALPIIAGSAPYLQWIRDETRK, from the coding sequence GTGCAGGAGGACATAACCGAAATTGTGGTGCTCGTCACGGCGGCCTCCCAGGAAGAAGCGGAGCACTTAGGGCAAAAGGTCATAGAGCGGAAACTCGCAGCCTGTCTCAACGTTGTTAGAGATATTCGATCCTTGTTCCGTTGGGAAGGGCGAGTCAACGTCGAAACCGAGTGCCTGTTGATATTCAAGAGTTCGAGGAAGTGTTATCAGGAACTTGAACAGATCATCAAAGAGAACCATAGTTATTCGGTCCCTGAGGTCATTGCTCTTCCGATTATTGCCGGCTCCGCGCCGTATCTGCAGTGGATTAGGGATGAAACGCGGAAGTAG